A genomic stretch from Coffea arabica cultivar ET-39 chromosome 10c, Coffea Arabica ET-39 HiFi, whole genome shotgun sequence includes:
- the LOC140004095 gene encoding vacuolar protein sorting-associated protein 35B-like isoform X2, whose translation MDCIIQVFPDEYHLQTLETLLGAFPQLQPAVDIKTVLSQLMDRLSNYAASSAEVLPEFLQVEAFAKLSNAIGKVIEAQVEMPVVGAISLYVSLLTFALRVHSDRLDYVDQVLGACVKKLSGSPKLEDNKATKQVVALLTAPLEKYNDIDTALTLSNYPRVMDHLDAGTNKIMAMVLIQSIMKYNTCVSTAEKVDVLFELIKGLIKDIDGTLADELDEEDFKEEQNSVARLVHMLYNDDPEEMLQIICTVRKHIMAGGPKRLPFTVPPLVFSALKLVRRLQGLDGEVAGEEVPATPRKIFQLLNQIIEALSNVPSPELALRLYLQCAEAANDCDLEPVAYEFFTQAFVLYEEEVADSKAQVTSIHLIIGTLQRMNAFGVENRDTLTHKATGYSAKLLKKPDQCRAVYACSHLFWVDDQDGIKDGERVLLCLKRSLRIANAAQQMANVTRGTGGPVTLFVEILNKYLYFFEKGNPQITSAAIQGLIELIKTEMQSDTATPDPASDAFFACTLRYIEFQKQKGGAMGEKYDSIRI comes from the exons ATGGACTGCATAATTCAGGTCTTTCCAGATGAGTATCACCTACAGACTCTTGAGACATTATTGGGTGCATTTCCCCAACTTCAA CCTGCAGTTGACATTAAGACAGTGTTATCACAACTGATGGACAGATTGTCAAACTATGCTGCTTCTAGTGCAGAA GTTTTACCTGAATTCCTACAAGTAGAAGCATTTGCCAAGTTAAGCAATGCCATTGGCAAG GTGATTGAAGCACAGGTGGAAATGCCAGTTGTTGGGGCCATTTCCTTGTATGTCTCCCTTCTGACATTTGCTCTCAGAGTTCATTCGGATCGTCTTGACTATGTAGATCAAGTTCTG GGAGCATGTGTCAAGAAACTTTCTGGGAGCCCAAAGCTTGAAGATAATAAGGCGACAAAGCAAGTAGTTGCTCTTTTAACTGCACCGTTAGAGAAATACAATGATATTGACACAGCTCTCACTCTTTCCAATTATCCGCGTGTCATGGATCATCTTGATGCTGGGACTAATAAAATCATGGCCATGGTTCTTATCCAAAGTATTATGAAGTACAACACGTGTGTCTCGACTGCTGAGAAG GTTGATGTtttgtttgagttgataaaaggGCTTATCAAGGATATAGATGGTACTTTAGCTGATGAG cTCGACGAGGAGGATTTCAAGGAGGAGCAGAATTCTGTGGCTCGACTTGTACATATGCTATATAATGATGACCCGGAGGAGATGTTACAG ATAATATGTACCGTGAGAAAGCATATCATGGCTGGAGGTCCAAAGCGCTTGCCTTTTACAGTTCCACCTCTTGTTTTTTCTGCCCTCAAG TTGGTTAGGCGATTGCAAGGACTAGATGGAGAAGTTGCTGGAGAAGAGGTCCCAGCAACTCCAAGGAAAATATTTCAGCTCCTGAATCAG ATAATTGAGGCACTCTCAAATGTTCCATCTCCTGAACTGGCATTGAGATTGTACTTACAGTGTGCTGAG GCTGCCAATGACTGTGATCTTGAGCCAGTTGCTTATGAATTTTTCACACAAGCATTTGTATTATATGAGGAAGAAGTTGCG GATTCTAAAGCCCAGGTGACTTCTATACACCTAATTATTGGGACTCTTCAGAGGATGAATGCATTTGGTGTGGAGAATAGGGATACTCTAACACACAAGGCCACTGGG taTTCAGCAAAGCTTTTGAAGAAACCTGATCAGTGTCGGGCAGTTTATGCCTGTTCACACCTCTTTTGGGTTGATGATCAAGATGGAATCAAGGACGGAGAAAG GGTTTTACTTTGCCTCAAGCGATCTCTCAGGATTGCAAATGCTGCACAACAAATGGCCAACGTTACAAGGGGCACTGGTGGACCAGTTACACTCTTTGTTGAAATACTGAATAA GTATCTTTATTTTTTCGAAAAGGGGAACCCCCAGATAACAAGTGCAGCAATTCAGGGTCTTATAGAATTAATAAAAACTGAGATGCAGAGTGATACAGCGACACCAGATCCAGCTTCGGATGCTTTCTTTGCCTGCACGTTACGGTATATTGAATTTCAGAAACAAAAAGGTGGTGCAATGGGTGAGAAATATGATTCCATCAGAATTTGA
- the LOC140004095 gene encoding vacuolar protein sorting-associated protein 35B-like isoform X1 yields the protein MMIADGIEDEEKWLAEGIAGIQHNAFYLHRAVESNNLREALKYSAQLLSELRTSRLSPHKYYELYMRAFDELRRLEMFFKDEDRHGCSVVDLYELVQHAGNVLPRLYLLCTVGSVYIKSKEAPAKDVLKDLVEMCRSVQHPIRGLFLRSYLAQISRDKLPDIGSEYEGDGDTVMDAVDFVLQNFTEMNKLWVRMQHQGPIRVKEKLDKERSKLRDLVGKNLHVLSQVEGVDLEIYKDTVLPRVLEQVVNCKDELAQYYLMDCIIQVFPDEYHLQTLETLLGAFPQLQPAVDIKTVLSQLMDRLSNYAASSAEVLPEFLQVEAFAKLSNAIGKVIEAQVEMPVVGAISLYVSLLTFALRVHSDRLDYVDQVLGACVKKLSGSPKLEDNKATKQVVALLTAPLEKYNDIDTALTLSNYPRVMDHLDAGTNKIMAMVLIQSIMKYNTCVSTAEKVDVLFELIKGLIKDIDGTLADELDEEDFKEEQNSVARLVHMLYNDDPEEMLQIICTVRKHIMAGGPKRLPFTVPPLVFSALKLVRRLQGLDGEVAGEEVPATPRKIFQLLNQIIEALSNVPSPELALRLYLQCAEAANDCDLEPVAYEFFTQAFVLYEEEVADSKAQVTSIHLIIGTLQRMNAFGVENRDTLTHKATGYSAKLLKKPDQCRAVYACSHLFWVDDQDGIKDGERVLLCLKRSLRIANAAQQMANVTRGTGGPVTLFVEILNKYLYFFEKGNPQITSAAIQGLIELIKTEMQSDTATPDPASDAFFACTLRYIEFQKQKGGAMGEKYDSIRI from the exons ATGATGATTGCTGACGGAATCGAAGACGAAGAGAAATGGCTAGCTGAAGGCATCGCCGGGATTCAACACAACGCCTTTTACCTGCATCGTGCTGTG GAGTCCAATAATCTGAGAGAAGCACTTAAGTACTCCGCGCAACTTTTGTCTGAGCTTCGAACTTCCAGACTTTCACCTCACAAATACTACGAGCTTT ATATGCGAGCTTTTGATGAATTGCGGAGGCTTGAAATGTTCTTCAAGGATGAGGATAGACATGGTTGTTCCGTCGTTGACCTTTATGAACTTGTCCAACATGCTGGCAATGTTTTACCTCGGCT GTATCTTTTGTGTACAGTAGGATCTGTTTACATCAAATCAAAGGAGGCTCCGGCAAAGGATGTTCTTAAGGACCTTGTTGAAATGTGCCGCAGTGTTCAGCATCCAATACGTGGGCTCTTTTTGAGGAGTTATTTGGCTCAAATTAGTCGAGATAAGTTACCAGATATTGGCTCTGAGTATGAAGG AGATGGTGATACCGTCATGGATGCTGTGGATTTTGTGCTTCAAAACTTTACTGAGATGAATAAACTTTGGGTTCGAATGCAGCATCAG GGACCTATCAGGGTAAAAGAGAAACTGGACAAGGAAAGGAGCAAGCTTCGTGATCTT GTTGGGAAGAATTTGCATGTCCTCAGTCAAGTAGAGGGTGTTGACCTCGAAATATACAAAGATACTGTTCTCCCAAGGGTCTTGGAACAG GTTGTCAATTGTAAAGATGAGCTTGCGCAGTATTATTTGATGGACTGCATAATTCAGGTCTTTCCAGATGAGTATCACCTACAGACTCTTGAGACATTATTGGGTGCATTTCCCCAACTTCAA CCTGCAGTTGACATTAAGACAGTGTTATCACAACTGATGGACAGATTGTCAAACTATGCTGCTTCTAGTGCAGAA GTTTTACCTGAATTCCTACAAGTAGAAGCATTTGCCAAGTTAAGCAATGCCATTGGCAAG GTGATTGAAGCACAGGTGGAAATGCCAGTTGTTGGGGCCATTTCCTTGTATGTCTCCCTTCTGACATTTGCTCTCAGAGTTCATTCGGATCGTCTTGACTATGTAGATCAAGTTCTG GGAGCATGTGTCAAGAAACTTTCTGGGAGCCCAAAGCTTGAAGATAATAAGGCGACAAAGCAAGTAGTTGCTCTTTTAACTGCACCGTTAGAGAAATACAATGATATTGACACAGCTCTCACTCTTTCCAATTATCCGCGTGTCATGGATCATCTTGATGCTGGGACTAATAAAATCATGGCCATGGTTCTTATCCAAAGTATTATGAAGTACAACACGTGTGTCTCGACTGCTGAGAAG GTTGATGTtttgtttgagttgataaaaggGCTTATCAAGGATATAGATGGTACTTTAGCTGATGAG cTCGACGAGGAGGATTTCAAGGAGGAGCAGAATTCTGTGGCTCGACTTGTACATATGCTATATAATGATGACCCGGAGGAGATGTTACAG ATAATATGTACCGTGAGAAAGCATATCATGGCTGGAGGTCCAAAGCGCTTGCCTTTTACAGTTCCACCTCTTGTTTTTTCTGCCCTCAAG TTGGTTAGGCGATTGCAAGGACTAGATGGAGAAGTTGCTGGAGAAGAGGTCCCAGCAACTCCAAGGAAAATATTTCAGCTCCTGAATCAG ATAATTGAGGCACTCTCAAATGTTCCATCTCCTGAACTGGCATTGAGATTGTACTTACAGTGTGCTGAG GCTGCCAATGACTGTGATCTTGAGCCAGTTGCTTATGAATTTTTCACACAAGCATTTGTATTATATGAGGAAGAAGTTGCG GATTCTAAAGCCCAGGTGACTTCTATACACCTAATTATTGGGACTCTTCAGAGGATGAATGCATTTGGTGTGGAGAATAGGGATACTCTAACACACAAGGCCACTGGG taTTCAGCAAAGCTTTTGAAGAAACCTGATCAGTGTCGGGCAGTTTATGCCTGTTCACACCTCTTTTGGGTTGATGATCAAGATGGAATCAAGGACGGAGAAAG GGTTTTACTTTGCCTCAAGCGATCTCTCAGGATTGCAAATGCTGCACAACAAATGGCCAACGTTACAAGGGGCACTGGTGGACCAGTTACACTCTTTGTTGAAATACTGAATAA GTATCTTTATTTTTTCGAAAAGGGGAACCCCCAGATAACAAGTGCAGCAATTCAGGGTCTTATAGAATTAATAAAAACTGAGATGCAGAGTGATACAGCGACACCAGATCCAGCTTCGGATGCTTTCTTTGCCTGCACGTTACGGTATATTGAATTTCAGAAACAAAAAGGTGGTGCAATGGGTGAGAAATATGATTCCATCAGAATTTGA